A window of the Rhodoluna limnophila genome harbors these coding sequences:
- a CDS encoding UDP-N-acetylmuramoyl-tripeptide--D-alanyl-D-alanine ligase codes for MINLTLREVAGAIGALIQANDSAAAANIVVSGSVETDSRLVGAGSLFFAKPGEVTDGHLFIGAAAQKGAVAAVVDHFVAEASDTPQLIVTDVVAALGQLAAFVLAKVRQESDLKVIGITGSNGKTTTKNMLRAILQTQGPTIAPIESFNNEVGAPISILKVDAETKYLVVELGAGGPGSIAYLTDITKPDIAVVLKVGLAHVGEFGGIEGTAKIKGELPARLTADDLLILNSDDGYVRDMPSEAKRLSFGTAGDADYRATGQALTIDGTEFELHWPNAELSKVKLQILGEHHVMNALASAAVADQLGVSRAQIIGALEAMPLAERWRMEVRHRADGVTVINDAYNASPDSMKAGLQTLAQLGRSGRRTIAILGEMAELGAASREQHDAIGRIVVRLNIDQLIVVGAPAKLIHMGAEQEGSWAGESKYFESIDEALAHVRGMLVAGDIVLVKSSKSANLRHLGDDLMEVSS; via the coding sequence ATGATTAATCTGACCCTGCGAGAAGTCGCCGGTGCTATTGGTGCCCTAATTCAGGCCAATGATTCAGCTGCGGCCGCGAACATAGTGGTTTCTGGTTCGGTAGAAACCGATTCACGCCTAGTGGGCGCCGGGAGCCTATTTTTTGCCAAACCCGGTGAAGTTACTGACGGTCACCTGTTCATCGGTGCTGCAGCTCAAAAGGGCGCAGTGGCTGCCGTGGTTGATCATTTTGTTGCAGAGGCTTCAGACACCCCGCAGTTGATAGTCACTGATGTGGTGGCTGCTCTTGGCCAACTGGCAGCCTTTGTGCTGGCCAAGGTGCGCCAGGAATCCGATCTCAAAGTAATTGGCATTACCGGTTCGAACGGTAAAACCACTACCAAAAACATGCTCCGGGCTATTCTGCAGACCCAGGGCCCGACCATTGCCCCGATTGAATCTTTCAATAATGAGGTTGGCGCTCCCATTTCGATTCTGAAGGTAGATGCTGAAACCAAGTATTTGGTTGTTGAACTGGGCGCCGGTGGGCCAGGCAGCATTGCCTACTTGACTGACATCACGAAACCAGACATCGCTGTGGTCCTGAAAGTTGGATTGGCCCACGTTGGTGAGTTTGGTGGCATTGAAGGCACTGCAAAAATCAAGGGCGAGTTGCCTGCGCGCCTGACGGCCGATGATTTGCTAATTCTGAATTCTGACGACGGCTACGTGCGTGACATGCCATCTGAAGCAAAGCGTTTGTCTTTCGGAACTGCAGGAGATGCCGATTACCGCGCAACCGGCCAGGCGTTGACCATTGACGGCACCGAGTTTGAATTGCACTGGCCAAATGCCGAATTGAGCAAAGTAAAGCTTCAGATTCTTGGCGAGCACCATGTCATGAATGCTCTGGCTTCAGCTGCAGTGGCTGATCAGCTTGGTGTTTCTAGGGCTCAAATTATCGGAGCTCTTGAGGCTATGCCGCTTGCCGAGCGCTGGCGCATGGAGGTTAGGCATCGGGCCGATGGGGTAACCGTAATCAACGATGCCTATAACGCGAGCCCGGATTCAATGAAGGCTGGCTTGCAGACCCTCGCTCAATTGGGTCGCTCGGGTCGCCGCACGATTGCCATCCTCGGCGAAATGGCCGAACTTGGCGCAGCTTCAAGAGAACAGCACGATGCAATTGGTCGAATCGTGGTTCGACTCAACATCGATCAGCTGATCGTTGTGGGCGCCCCGGCGAAACTGATTCACATGGGTGCTGAGCAAGAAGGTTCGTGGGCCGGCGAGTCAAAATACTTCGAGTCAATTGACGAAGCTTTGGCTCATGTTCGTGGAATGCTTGTGGCTGGCGATATTGTGCTGGTCAAGTCATCCAAATCTGCCAACCTAAGACACCTGGGGGACGATTTGATGGAGGTTAGTTCGTGA
- the mraZ gene encoding division/cell wall cluster transcriptional repressor MraZ has translation MLLGTHSPKLDEKGRVILPAKFREELQGGLVVTRGQENCLYVFSAAEFAQVHEKIRQAPVTSIEARNYLRVFLSGASDEVPDKQGRVTIPAALRQYAGLEKDLVVIGVGSRAEIWNAEAWSEYLAQQETAFASVAQEVIPGLF, from the coding sequence ATGTTGCTAGGTACGCACTCACCGAAACTCGACGAAAAAGGTCGCGTAATTCTTCCGGCAAAGTTCCGTGAGGAGTTGCAGGGGGGACTTGTAGTCACCCGCGGCCAAGAGAACTGCCTGTACGTATTCAGTGCAGCCGAGTTTGCCCAGGTTCATGAAAAGATCCGTCAGGCCCCGGTTACCAGCATTGAGGCTCGCAACTACCTGCGAGTTTTTCTATCAGGCGCATCAGATGAAGTTCCAGACAAGCAGGGTCGAGTAACTATCCCTGCTGCGCTGCGACAGTATGCCGGTCTTGAGAAGGACCTAGTAGTCATCGGTGTTGGTTCACGTGCTGAGATTTGGAATGCTGAAGCCTGGTCTGAGTACCTTGCCCAGCAGGAAACCGCATTCGCCAGTGTTGCTCAGGAGGTGATTCCAGGGCTTTTCTAG
- the pknB gene encoding Stk1 family PASTA domain-containing Ser/Thr kinase: MADLIGRLIGDRYQVLRIVASGGMATVYLAEDLRLQRKVALKAIHPHLANDLEFREKFIREARMAARLAHPNLINVFDQGEDGEIAYMVMEFVAGITLRDAINDFGAIEPARALELFETVLAGLAAAHRGGILHRDLKPENIFLADDGRIKLGDFGLARDIDNATSTGSLVGTVAYLSPELITRGTADARSDVYAAGIILFEMLTGSQPFKGEQAVQIAYQHAHLSVPAPSTLNPKVGPLVDEIVLWATAREAAHRPVDAGELLEVVKRARTELKAGNQTIRLTPDRPVDLNSATTVLPTDAVDPDATQIFTAGNLAGNETAVLSELGQTQVLDSDLAAADSLTPAADSGLVKLGRKRRGLRLALATVLIVLLGSGAGWWFSSGPGGFATVPELTNRTLEQAEVALNAIGAEFEVLTETSDSVAAGLVTRTDPPSGALHFGGAIKLYVSEGKRMVAVPEITGLNVAEATAALIKAGLRIGAVSSWFDNATIGQIFASSLDGKAEVEVGTAVDVKISLGPIPVVAGLDKAVAVAALEAVGLSVSTISEEFSDTVSAGQVISLVPEADALTTGGNVTLIISKGPDLVAVPAVVGETILAAQGALESSGFKATIDTNQLSSKWGVVTVKRVSHPEGTLLKRGSTVTIYSR; the protein is encoded by the coding sequence ATGGCAGATTTGATCGGGCGCCTGATTGGCGACCGCTACCAAGTTTTGCGCATTGTGGCAAGCGGAGGCATGGCCACCGTATACCTGGCAGAAGACCTTCGGCTACAGCGAAAAGTCGCGCTAAAAGCCATTCACCCGCACCTAGCCAATGACCTCGAGTTTCGTGAAAAATTCATTCGTGAAGCCCGGATGGCTGCCCGCCTTGCGCACCCCAACCTCATCAACGTCTTCGATCAGGGCGAGGACGGCGAAATTGCCTACATGGTCATGGAGTTCGTTGCAGGCATCACCCTTCGCGATGCGATAAACGACTTTGGTGCCATCGAACCAGCCCGGGCACTCGAACTTTTTGAGACCGTTCTAGCCGGCCTAGCCGCGGCTCATCGGGGTGGAATTTTGCACCGCGACTTAAAGCCAGAAAACATCTTCTTGGCCGATGATGGGCGCATTAAACTGGGCGATTTTGGCCTTGCTCGAGACATCGACAACGCAACATCTACCGGTTCGCTGGTTGGCACTGTGGCATACCTGTCTCCGGAACTTATCACCCGGGGAACAGCCGATGCCAGGAGCGATGTTTACGCCGCTGGAATCATACTTTTTGAGATGCTCACCGGCAGCCAGCCTTTCAAGGGTGAACAGGCAGTTCAGATTGCCTATCAACACGCTCACCTCTCGGTTCCAGCCCCTTCGACGCTGAATCCGAAGGTTGGCCCGCTGGTCGATGAAATTGTCCTTTGGGCTACAGCGCGCGAAGCTGCCCACCGCCCGGTGGATGCCGGCGAATTACTTGAAGTGGTGAAGCGGGCTAGAACCGAGCTAAAGGCTGGGAACCAAACGATCAGACTTACCCCTGATCGCCCAGTAGACCTAAATTCCGCCACCACTGTCTTGCCCACCGATGCTGTCGACCCCGACGCCACCCAAATTTTTACCGCCGGAAACCTAGCCGGAAACGAAACAGCTGTGCTTTCTGAGCTCGGTCAAACGCAGGTCCTGGATTCAGATCTCGCAGCAGCGGACTCGCTAACGCCGGCAGCTGATTCAGGATTAGTCAAGCTCGGTCGTAAGCGCCGCGGGCTTCGATTGGCTTTGGCGACCGTGCTGATTGTTCTGCTGGGCTCTGGTGCCGGCTGGTGGTTCTCCAGCGGCCCCGGCGGGTTTGCAACAGTGCCCGAACTTACCAATCGCACGCTGGAACAAGCCGAAGTAGCGCTGAACGCTATCGGCGCTGAATTTGAGGTTTTGACCGAGACAAGTGACTCGGTGGCAGCAGGCCTAGTTACCCGGACTGATCCGCCCAGCGGAGCCTTACACTTCGGAGGGGCCATCAAACTGTACGTATCCGAAGGCAAGCGAATGGTGGCTGTCCCAGAAATCACCGGGCTCAACGTGGCTGAAGCCACGGCAGCCCTGATCAAGGCCGGACTGCGGATTGGAGCCGTTTCATCCTGGTTCGACAACGCCACAATAGGTCAAATTTTTGCCAGCAGCCTGGATGGCAAGGCAGAAGTAGAAGTTGGCACTGCAGTGGACGTCAAGATTTCGCTCGGGCCAATTCCCGTAGTTGCTGGCCTGGACAAAGCTGTTGCAGTTGCAGCTCTTGAGGCCGTGGGCCTTAGCGTTTCGACAATCTCTGAGGAATTCAGCGACACAGTCAGCGCGGGTCAAGTGATTTCTTTGGTTCCCGAAGCTGATGCTTTGACCACAGGCGGTAATGTCACCCTGATAATTTCGAAGGGGCCAGATTTGGTCGCAGTACCAGCGGTTGTTGGTGAAACCATTCTTGCCGCGCAAGGCGCTCTCGAATCATCCGGCTTCAAAGCGACCATTGACACTAACCAACTCAGCAGCAAGTGGGGTGTGGTGACAGTGAAGCGCGTCAGCCACCCAGAAGGAACGCTCTTGAAGCGCGGCTCCACCGTCACGATTTACTCTCGCTAG
- a CDS encoding DUF3040 domain-containing protein, translating to MGLSEREQRLLDEMERSLYATDADLVSKLSRPATFSPRRIIGGLAVSVIGISLLIVAVMLQFALFGVVGFLVMLTGLILASSNSGVAKAPSVAASTGKSAPKATKKEFNRSFFEDRWDKRQGQ from the coding sequence ATGGGTCTTTCCGAGCGTGAACAACGCCTTTTGGATGAGATGGAGCGCAGTCTCTACGCGACCGACGCCGACCTTGTCTCCAAACTGAGCCGGCCAGCAACATTTTCTCCACGAAGAATCATCGGCGGTCTAGCCGTCAGCGTTATTGGTATCTCATTGCTGATAGTCGCCGTGATGCTCCAGTTTGCGCTGTTTGGTGTCGTCGGATTCCTGGTTATGCTTACCGGCCTAATCCTGGCCAGCTCGAATTCTGGTGTCGCAAAGGCTCCGTCAGTCGCTGCCTCAACCGGTAAATCAGCTCCAAAAGCCACCAAAAAAGAGTTCAACCGAAGCTTTTTTGAAGATCGCTGGGATAAACGCCAGGGCCAGTAA
- the rsmH gene encoding 16S rRNA (cytosine(1402)-N(4))-methyltransferase RsmH, which translates to MSKQISELHEPVLLERAIELLGPALEIEGAVLVDGTLGLGGHSEAFLERFPQLTLVGIDRDPKALELAGQRLARFGSRVHLVHAVYDEILEVLDDLEIPAVQGILLDLGVSSMQLDERDRGFAYSYEAPLDMRMNSTEGKTAADVVNGYSESELARIFKEYGEERYAKAVAREIIAVRKVKNFTTSTELAGLIAKVIPFIPGKSSGHPAKRVFQALRIEVNGELEVLERTIPAALDALAVGGRIVVMSYHSLEDRITKQALVAAANSSAPIELPIELPEHAPTVRLLVKGAEAATAQEITRNPRAASVRLRAAEKIRSAA; encoded by the coding sequence ATGTCAAAGCAAATTTCTGAACTTCACGAACCGGTACTTCTAGAGCGAGCAATTGAACTTCTCGGCCCTGCACTCGAAATCGAGGGTGCAGTGCTCGTGGATGGAACCCTTGGTCTTGGCGGACACAGTGAGGCATTCCTGGAGCGTTTTCCCCAGCTGACACTGGTGGGCATCGACCGTGACCCTAAGGCACTTGAGCTGGCTGGCCAGCGTCTAGCTCGATTCGGCAGCCGGGTCCACCTAGTCCACGCTGTCTATGACGAGATCCTTGAAGTTCTTGACGACCTTGAAATTCCTGCCGTGCAGGGCATTTTGCTTGACCTCGGTGTTTCTTCGATGCAGCTTGACGAGCGCGACCGCGGATTTGCCTACTCGTATGAGGCTCCGCTGGACATGCGTATGAACTCGACTGAGGGTAAGACTGCCGCTGACGTTGTGAACGGCTATTCCGAATCAGAATTGGCCCGAATCTTCAAAGAGTATGGCGAAGAGCGTTACGCCAAGGCAGTCGCGAGAGAAATCATCGCGGTTCGCAAGGTAAAGAATTTCACCACCAGTACCGAACTGGCCGGTTTGATTGCAAAGGTTATCCCGTTCATTCCGGGTAAGAGTTCTGGGCACCCTGCCAAGCGGGTGTTCCAGGCCCTACGTATCGAGGTCAATGGTGAGCTCGAAGTTCTAGAACGAACCATTCCAGCGGCTCTGGATGCTCTAGCCGTCGGTGGCCGCATCGTCGTTATGTCTTACCACTCGCTTGAGGACCGCATCACCAAGCAGGCTTTGGTTGCCGCGGCCAACTCCTCGGCTCCGATTGAACTGCCGATTGAGCTTCCTGAACATGCTCCAACCGTGCGTCTTTTGGTCAAAGGCGCCGAAGCAGCAACCGCCCAAGAAATTACTAGAAACCCAAGAGCAGCATCGGTCAGACTCCGTGCAGCAGAAAAGATCCGGAGCGCCGCATGA
- a CDS encoding Mur ligase family protein yields MSTQEQIPPILRPDHVAPVSLSAFAERFGLTAPQREVEVTGISMNTGDLRAGDLFVAMPGKKTHGAKFIAKAIELGAIAVVTDAAGVAEVGSMDVPVLIQENPRAHLGEMAAYVYGNVPGNMPLLFATTGTNGKTSTSYLLEGILRQLGETTGLTSTAERHIAGEVIVSRLTTPESPEMQALIARMREKGVTAVAVEVSAQALSQLRVDGLHFDVVGFTNLSHDHLDDYADMDEYLAAKLPLFSTQRAKRGVVCLDTKYGREVVRKSEIPVVTITSEMGVDADWHVAITAETPKYTSFVLAGPDGINIRSRIPILGAHMAANAGLAIAMLVEAGFDAARIAKAIAGGIDAYLPGRTERVTGESGPDVYVDFGHSPDAFLNTLAAVRKVTPGRVFMVFGADGDRDASKRPAMAKVAAEGCDVLVVTDHHPRFEDPASIRKTLVENALAARPELEIYEVSPPEAAIRKAVALAQPGDAILWAGPGHQDYRDIRGVRTPYSARAEARSALKESGWS; encoded by the coding sequence ATGAGTACCCAAGAGCAAATTCCTCCGATTCTTCGCCCTGACCACGTTGCACCGGTCAGTTTGTCAGCGTTCGCCGAGCGTTTTGGCCTTACCGCGCCGCAGCGCGAGGTTGAGGTGACCGGCATCAGCATGAACACCGGCGACTTGCGCGCGGGAGACCTCTTCGTTGCCATGCCCGGTAAAAAAACCCACGGTGCCAAGTTCATCGCAAAGGCCATTGAGCTTGGCGCTATCGCAGTTGTCACCGATGCCGCTGGGGTTGCCGAAGTTGGTTCCATGGATGTTCCGGTGCTAATTCAAGAGAATCCACGCGCCCACCTCGGTGAAATGGCAGCTTATGTCTACGGAAATGTTCCAGGCAACATGCCGCTATTGTTCGCGACAACCGGAACCAATGGCAAAACGTCGACCAGCTACCTACTCGAGGGAATCTTGCGCCAGCTGGGTGAGACTACCGGTCTAACTTCGACTGCCGAACGGCACATTGCGGGCGAGGTGATTGTTTCGCGTCTCACCACCCCCGAGTCACCTGAAATGCAGGCGCTGATCGCGAGAATGCGTGAAAAGGGTGTTACTGCCGTTGCCGTCGAAGTTTCTGCGCAGGCCCTCTCGCAGTTGAGAGTTGATGGTCTCCACTTTGACGTGGTTGGTTTCACAAACTTGAGTCACGACCACCTAGATGACTATGCGGACATGGATGAATACCTAGCGGCAAAATTGCCGTTGTTCTCTACCCAACGCGCCAAGCGCGGCGTGGTTTGCCTAGACACCAAATACGGCCGTGAAGTTGTCAGAAAGAGTGAAATACCGGTGGTGACCATCACCAGCGAGATGGGTGTGGATGCTGACTGGCACGTTGCCATCACGGCTGAGACCCCGAAATACACTTCTTTCGTTTTGGCTGGGCCAGATGGCATAAATATCCGTTCGCGAATTCCAATTCTTGGTGCCCACATGGCGGCCAATGCAGGTCTGGCGATTGCCATGTTGGTTGAGGCTGGCTTTGACGCTGCTCGAATTGCAAAGGCAATTGCCGGTGGCATAGATGCCTACCTTCCAGGCCGCACAGAGCGAGTAACCGGTGAATCGGGTCCAGACGTATATGTAGATTTTGGTCATAGCCCAGATGCATTTTTGAATACACTCGCGGCTGTCCGTAAAGTGACGCCGGGGCGAGTGTTTATGGTGTTTGGTGCTGACGGGGATCGCGATGCATCCAAGCGGCCAGCAATGGCCAAAGTCGCTGCCGAAGGTTGCGATGTTTTGGTCGTTACTGATCACCACCCGCGTTTTGAAGATCCAGCCTCGATTCGCAAGACGCTCGTCGAGAATGCACTGGCGGCTCGACCGGAGCTTGAGATTTACGAAGTGAGCCCTCCTGAAGCAGCTATTCGAAAGGCTGTCGCACTCGCTCAGCCAGGTGACGCGATTCTGTGGGCTGGTCCTGGCCACCAGGATTATCGCGACATCAGGGGAGTGAGAACTCCATACTCGGCAAGAGCTGAGGCCCGGTCAGCACTCAAAGAATCAGGTTGGTCATGA
- a CDS encoding Rv2175c family DNA-binding protein: MNDVLDSVTNWLTVPEAAEELNVPLGRVRRMLEEHQLIAARRDGVLKIPAEVIVDGEPLASLQGTMIVLLDCVLTEQEAVEWLYTFDDSLPGTPMEFLLKGHKSAVRRLAMLLA, translated from the coding sequence GTGAATGATGTTCTAGATAGTGTGACCAATTGGCTGACCGTTCCTGAAGCGGCTGAAGAACTAAATGTCCCGTTGGGCAGGGTTCGCCGCATGTTAGAAGAGCATCAGTTGATTGCCGCCAGACGGGACGGGGTCCTAAAGATTCCAGCTGAGGTTATCGTCGACGGTGAACCTCTGGCCAGCCTTCAGGGAACAATGATTGTTCTTCTGGACTGCGTCCTAACCGAGCAGGAGGCTGTCGAATGGCTCTACACCTTCGACGATTCATTGCCTGGTACCCCGATGGAGTTTCTCTTGAAAGGTCACAAATCGGCAGTTCGCCGACTTGCAATGCTGCTTGCCTAA
- a CDS encoding peptidoglycan D,D-transpeptidase FtsI family protein, with amino-acid sequence MVYLTPGNPNKRLKKVVAFVLGLAVVFGIRLVDLQIIEADAINAKSYEKRAVTRVIPALRGSILDANGEVLARTVFRYDINVAPSKVAPVSRTVDGKSVEVSVDEIAGEIGIILQMDKAEVLTKISGVGEYAQVKKRVDAEMYRKIRDLDIPWMYYDPIPDRLYPNGAVAGNILGFLDSEGIGVEGVEAMYEKCLAGQDGSETFEKGVDGIKIPSSAVITKEAVPGRDIKITINADLQYFAQQVMADTVRNTNADWGTAIVIEAKTGRILAAAEAPSVDPNAPEKSDAEDRGSRIFRTAFEPGSTLKTITAATVVDTGAGNAETQAVVPYAFTLPKTGYVVTDSHSHPNEKLTLTGILRDSSNTGIIKIGSSVDYKTRYEYLEKFGLGKKTSINFPGEGSGLLNAVEDWDGIKQYVSMFGQGISVTPIQSAMMYQAIANQGVRLNPILVEGCEDDGGNIPTAEVKPGVKVISPEAANETMLMMEKVVEHGPIGHYGYVPGYRLGAKTGTAEIRDEATGRYGNLYAVSYIGAGPVEDPEYVVAVTAFKTRTIRNSLAVATPFKRIMQQVLRTYRVPPSTTKSPNIAEEW; translated from the coding sequence ATGGTTTATCTGACGCCTGGGAACCCTAACAAACGACTCAAGAAAGTCGTTGCCTTTGTTCTAGGGCTTGCAGTGGTTTTTGGAATTCGGTTGGTTGATCTTCAAATCATCGAAGCAGACGCAATCAACGCAAAGTCTTACGAAAAGCGCGCGGTTACTCGAGTCATTCCGGCATTGCGCGGTTCAATTCTGGATGCCAACGGTGAGGTTTTAGCTCGAACCGTGTTTCGCTATGACATCAACGTTGCCCCAAGCAAGGTTGCGCCGGTTAGTCGCACCGTTGATGGCAAGTCCGTTGAAGTATCTGTCGATGAAATCGCCGGCGAGATTGGCATCATTCTCCAAATGGACAAAGCTGAGGTTCTCACCAAAATCTCTGGCGTTGGTGAATACGCTCAAGTTAAAAAACGTGTAGATGCAGAGATGTATCGCAAAATTCGAGACTTAGATATTCCCTGGATGTACTACGACCCAATTCCTGATCGCCTTTATCCAAATGGTGCGGTAGCCGGCAACATCCTTGGGTTCCTTGACTCTGAGGGCATCGGTGTAGAGGGCGTCGAGGCAATGTATGAAAAGTGTTTGGCTGGCCAAGATGGAAGCGAGACCTTCGAAAAGGGCGTTGACGGCATCAAGATTCCATCGAGTGCCGTGATTACAAAAGAGGCTGTTCCAGGGCGCGACATCAAGATCACAATCAACGCCGACCTTCAGTATTTTGCCCAGCAAGTCATGGCTGACACGGTCAGAAACACCAATGCCGACTGGGGAACAGCGATTGTGATCGAGGCCAAGACCGGTCGAATCCTTGCCGCAGCTGAGGCACCTAGTGTTGACCCGAATGCGCCTGAAAAGAGCGATGCCGAGGACCGCGGATCACGAATTTTCCGAACCGCATTTGAGCCGGGTTCAACTTTGAAGACGATTACCGCGGCTACCGTGGTCGACACCGGTGCCGGTAACGCCGAAACCCAGGCTGTCGTTCCGTACGCATTCACGCTGCCAAAAACCGGTTACGTGGTGACCGATTCGCACTCCCACCCGAATGAAAAGCTAACGCTGACTGGAATTCTGCGCGATTCTTCCAATACCGGAATCATCAAAATCGGCTCATCTGTTGACTACAAGACCCGCTATGAATACCTCGAGAAATTCGGATTGGGTAAGAAAACCTCGATCAACTTCCCTGGCGAGGGTTCTGGCTTGCTCAACGCGGTTGAAGACTGGGACGGAATCAAGCAGTATGTCTCGATGTTTGGCCAGGGTATTTCGGTCACGCCTATCCAGTCAGCGATGATGTACCAGGCCATCGCAAACCAGGGTGTTCGATTGAACCCAATCTTGGTTGAGGGTTGTGAAGATGACGGCGGCAACATTCCAACGGCAGAGGTAAAACCAGGCGTCAAAGTAATTTCGCCGGAGGCTGCCAACGAAACCATGTTGATGATGGAGAAAGTTGTCGAGCATGGTCCGATCGGGCACTACGGATACGTTCCGGGCTACCGTCTAGGCGCCAAGACAGGTACCGCGGAAATTCGCGATGAGGCAACCGGTCGATACGGCAATCTTTATGCGGTTTCTTACATCGGTGCCGGTCCGGTCGAAGACCCTGAGTATGTCGTTGCTGTGACTGCATTCAAGACCCGAACTATTCGAAACTCCCTTGCCGTGGCGACACCGTTCAAGCGAATTATGCAGCAGGTTTTGCGGACATACCGAGTACCGCCTTCAACCACGAAATCTCCGAATATTGCTGAAGAATGGTAG
- a CDS encoding polyprenyl synthetase family protein codes for MSETKVLLSLIQEHLDEFCAAQRQDFDLISEDLSPLVDYTKDLLQGGKRFRALFAYWSWVGALSTSGFQQTEAERQKSAEAIVGITAALEMFHAAALVHDDLLDQSDTRRGAPAVHKRFELLHADSSWAGSHERFGVAGSVLVGDLMLGWSSEIFGTALLNAPSDEIQAACRNEFSKMRVEVMAGQYLDVLEENAAMTRPVSESVGRANRVMLYKTAKYSIEAPLLIGAAFAGAGSGLLRGLSAFGIPLGMAFQLRDDVLGVFGDPAVTGKPAGDDLREGKRTVLIGLTRETLTPSVGRIFDELLTSRSLDGEQIGFLQRTITESGALAKSERMIEELAEESMNALQTLDIDARAKDQLRELALKVINRQA; via the coding sequence GTGAGCGAAACCAAAGTATTACTTAGCCTGATTCAAGAGCACCTGGATGAATTCTGTGCAGCACAGAGACAAGATTTTGATCTGATCTCAGAAGACCTCTCCCCGCTTGTCGACTACACAAAAGACCTACTGCAGGGCGGCAAGCGCTTCAGGGCTCTATTTGCCTACTGGTCATGGGTTGGCGCGCTCAGCACATCTGGGTTTCAGCAGACCGAGGCCGAACGTCAAAAGTCAGCCGAGGCCATTGTTGGCATCACCGCAGCACTAGAGATGTTTCACGCTGCCGCCCTGGTTCACGACGACCTCCTAGATCAATCTGACACCCGCCGTGGCGCGCCGGCGGTGCACAAACGCTTTGAACTGCTGCATGCCGACTCTTCTTGGGCCGGAAGCCACGAGCGCTTTGGTGTCGCCGGATCGGTGCTCGTTGGCGACCTAATGCTCGGCTGGAGCAGCGAAATTTTTGGAACTGCGCTGCTGAACGCTCCATCTGATGAGATTCAGGCTGCTTGCCGCAATGAGTTCAGCAAAATGCGCGTTGAAGTTATGGCCGGCCAGTACCTTGACGTCCTCGAAGAAAATGCAGCTATGACCAGGCCGGTTTCGGAGTCTGTGGGGCGCGCTAATCGAGTGATGCTTTACAAGACCGCAAAGTACAGCATCGAAGCCCCGCTGCTGATCGGCGCCGCTTTTGCAGGCGCAGGATCAGGCCTGCTCCGTGGCTTATCTGCCTTTGGAATTCCCCTTGGAATGGCTTTTCAGTTACGCGATGATGTTCTCGGTGTTTTTGGCGACCCGGCCGTCACCGGCAAACCCGCAGGAGATGACCTTCGCGAAGGCAAGCGCACCGTGCTTATCGGATTGACCAGAGAAACCTTGACGCCATCAGTTGGACGAATTTTTGATGAGCTTTTGACCAGCCGAAGCCTCGATGGCGAGCAAATTGGATTCTTACAGCGGACCATCACCGAATCTGGTGCATTGGCCAAGAGCGAAAGAATGATTGAGGAGCTTGCAGAAGAGAGCATGAATGCCCTGCAGACCTTGGACATCGATGCCCGTGCGAAGGATCAACTCCGCGAACTCGCTCTGAAGGTGATTAACCGCCAGGCCTAG